GCCAGCAGGGATGTGCATGGAGGAGAATATATCCATGCACCATGCAGTGCCTGTCCCTGACATCCCAGCTGTGAGCGTGATTGTGAAGAATACAAGCCGCCAGGAGTCCTCCGAGTCCAGCTCTGAGAAAGACGGCAATCCCCTTGGGCACAGCTTTTTGCAGAATGGATTTCAGAGCTCTGAAGTGGCCCCTGATCCTCATAACATGGGGCAGGACAGCTATGGAAAATTTGAATCTTCATTCATGAATGGGGGTAACTCAGGGAGTTTCTCCAACAGAACTGAAGACCATAAGACTGAACGTATGCCACCCTTCTCTCAGTTCAGTCCTATCTCCAGCCCGGAACCAGAGGATTCTGAAAAAGAGGAGCGACCAAAACAAGAAGAGAGACCGTACTTCCCTGCTGCTTCTGTGTTCGTATCTGCAGAACACTCTGTGTTGGACAATCAGAGAAAGTTACCAGAGTTCAGTATGTTTGATCAGTGCTCCAAAAAAGAACCCAAGACTGAGACTGGAAGCAGCAAGGAAAAGGAGGTGGAAATTAGCAAGTCAGAACAGTCCAGAACAGAGATAAAGCCAAAAGACACTACCAATGACCATGCTAAAAACAACAGCTTTCTTGGCACAGCCATGCTTCCTTTGGGTGACCTGCAGTGTAATAATCTGGGTGAGCCAAAGAATACTCTTGTCTCTGAGACTAGCTTTTGCTCTTCTGTTCCTCCTCGCCAGCGCATCAAATCTGCAAACTCAAAACTGTCCTCTTGTCTAGCAGCTTTAGCAGCGCTCAATGCCAAAAAGGTAGCTGAGGTTACAAAAGAAGAGCAACTGCCCGTCCCCAGAGAGCCTTCAGTGGCTATCAAGGAAGCTGTCAAGGTTAGTCCCAAAATACCCAAATCACCTAAGAGTCCCAGAAGTCCTTTGGAAGTTGTGAAGAGATCTTATAAGCAACTAGATAGTCCGATGAGTGTTTGTAGTGACAGCAGTGGCAAAGCATCTCCTTCCCTGGCTGCAGGTTCACCTCTAGCCATCCCGAGAGTCAGAATCAAAACAATCAAGACGTCCTCTGGTCAAATCAAGCGAACTGTCACTAGTGTGTTACCGGATTCCGAACTAGAGGAGCTGCAGTCTCCTGAATCGTCACCCTCCCAATATCAATCTTCTGAAGACTTGACATTTAAATCGACACCTCCCTCTTGCATTAGTACTGGAGTGGCTGTTGTTGAGAATGGAAAGAACAAAACtaataacaaaaacacatctACGGTTGCTTCACCCAGCTTAAGCCAGCAGGTAACTAATGTCAGACCAGAAGGGGGTGTTAAGAAGAAGGCTACAGTTCTGCCTTCATCGTCGTTTCAGAATGCAAGCAGTGCCATCATGAGGGTTGTAAACGTGGTccagcagcagcaaaaaaaacagaaggctgCAGCTGCTCAGGTGGGGAGTGCCTCAAATACTAACCTCCTTCCAAAGGCAGTCCACCTTGCTAACTTAAACCTGGTTCCCCACAGTGTTGCTGCTTCAGTGACTGCAAGGTCCACTACACAGCGTCAGAGGCAACCACAGTTAACCACACAGGTGGTGTGCAGCACAGTCCCACTGGTGCATCAGGTGAAGAAAGCTGCCCCAGCGGTGTCCCCTGTCATCCCAAATGCAGCAGTAGGGGCTTTAAACAGGCTTTTGAATGGTGCCAATCCAGTGCCGGTTTACGTGCCGAACTTAAACCCCCCACCGGAAAGCAACATCTGCTTGCCTGCCCGTGGCTATCGCTGCCTGGAATGCGGGGACTCCTTTGGACTGGAGAAGAGTCTGGCACAGCACTATGGCAGGAGAAGTGTGCACATTAAAGTGGCATGCACTCACTGCGCAAAGGCGCTGCTTTTCTTCAACAGGTGTAGCTTGCTGGCTCATGCCAGGGAGCACAAAAGCAAAGGTATTGTCATGCAGTGTTCCCAGGTCTTTATGAAACCCATCTCTCCTGACCAGATGTTTGTATCCACTCCTGCAAACTCTTCTGTGACCTCTGCCCCCACATCTGTCTTAGCTGGCTTGCCTGTTCCTGGGATGGCCCCAAACAACGAGCCAGTCATGCCTTTATACTCTGAGAAAATTGTTCGGCATGGACTCAAATGCCTTGATTGTAACAAGCAAGTCTCGGATTACCCATCACTTGCAGGTCATTACCAGAGGTTTTCTGAGGAAACTGAAGGATTGGTAGGTGTAAACTTTGTACAGTCTACCTAAGAGTTATTCAATTCTCAGGCTTACTCAGTTGTTTTAGAGAATTTGAAAGCTGTAGCTTGACACATGTATTTATCTCTGCTCTACAAATTGATGCAGTTCAGTTTGCACCTCTTTTATAGTACTGGTGATGAACAGACAAGCTTACAAATTAAGAAAGGaaattcatatttatattttcaaCATGGGATGTTTCACAATACTCTAGGAAAAAAAGACTAgctggcagctttgatatatggATTCATTAGTAACAACCACTTAAGCTGATAAAGGTTTATTTAGCATATCTAAAGCCATTACTTTGTAATTGCATTGTTTTACAGTTGTCAAAACATTTTGTGTAATtcagcagtataaatacaaagaTTTGCTTCTCAGAACTATATCTGTTTTTTACTTGCATAGACGTGCCAAGTGTGTATGATGATGCTACCTAATAAGTGCAGCTACGCAGCTCATCAACGAACCCATGCACACAAGTCTCCATATTCCTGCCCTGAGTGTGGTGCTGTGAGCCGATCAGCAGATTTCCAGACACATGTCAAGGAGAATTGCCTTCACTATGCACGCAAGGTTGGCTATAAGTAAGTATCAAGTGGGGCTGGATGGTGTGTTAGAGGGAACACCAGGAAGATGGGATACTGCATgttaatcttgtaacaattgtaagtcgccctggataagggcgtctgctaagaaataaataataataataataataataataatgttaatgtagtCTTTCAGATTTTCAACCATGGTAATGTCCCTCTTCTGTTCATTAGCCCTGCTCCACATTAAAAAGGTTTACAGACGTACACCAGGGACTTGAATCCACAACAGATTCTGTGTAGAGCATTCTCAATTTCCAGCTAATGTTTTTACGACACAAAATGACGGACACAGACCTTGTGAATGAGATTCACAGCTTGATTGGAGAATAATctccttttaatgtttttttgtttttatacattttagagGACATGGGGAATTTGATTTGAAGCACTCAAGCCCTATTAGAACGTGCATGCAGTTTGCATTATATTAAAGGGTTTGCATTTTAATGGAACAGGATGAAATCTTAGTTAAGCAAGAGTAACAGTGATGCGCTGTTACATTGATAacaataatttacatttttaaagtagGTAAAGTGTTCTATGAAATTGTATGTAAAGTTGGATTTGCATATGATAGTCACGTtcccttttaaattgttttgctttgttgtcaaCAGGTGTATTCATTGTGATGTGGTGTTCATGTCGTTTTATGTACTAAAGAATCATATTGAGGAAAAACATTGTGAAGAGTTCTATAAGTGTTCAGTCTGTCCAGTGGCCTTTAAATCTGCGGACAGCACTATCTCACACATCAAAAAGAGCAAACATCCGCCTCCCGAAGCATCTCCCCAGTAAGTTAAATACGTGGAAATAGTTGCGTATAGCTTTGCGAACCATTTTAGTACCTGCTGTACGGCCCGTTTTACTTCTCTTATTTGTCATTAGCACAGTTCTTTCAGAAAGGAAAACGCATCCAATTAAGTtagcaaacaagaaaaaaacaacgtgGGTGGTTAATGTGGTAGCTTGTAATTGGTCTTAAgttgtttctaattattttagaTTGATGTTTTTGCCTTTCAGACCAAAATCATGCTGCCAGCAAATTTGGAGTAAAAAGCCTTGAAAATTTGACCCatagtgttttattaacaataaaaacaaaatcaacaaatgtgaatttgtatttttcaaaagATGCAATCCATTTATCAGTATGGAATGCACTGTATATAGTAAGAAAACCTCCTAGGAAATCTAGTTTGTTGAATTATAAAAAGCACATactaaaaataattgtatttacttATGATGACGATTCTGGTGGGGTGGGGAGATATCTTccaaaaacaaatgaaagcaaTTAGATCCAGAAtaattttttataattaatttattttaaatgattttgttttggtaatcaccattttaaacattttaatagtgAAGTAGAATGTATCTTTTACAGCTTTAAAATGAGCCTGAACACGACTGTATTTCACATTCCAGGCTGATCTATAAATGTTCCTGTGAAACCGTATTTAACAAGAAGCAGCTGCTGTTCCACCACTTCTGTCAGGACACCAATAAGCTGCTTGTCTGTGTGTTCAAGTGCCCTGAATGCCAGCTTGTCTTCATGCACAAACAGTTGTTGATGCAGCACTTCAAGGTTTGTAACAGACTGCAACTCCACTAGAATCAGTACACACTATCAGTGGCTatatgtaatctttttttttagttaagcAATGCTGATTGAGTCTACTTCTCTCAGTAATTCTActgattatttataatattagtgttttaaaaattatattattaatgTTAGTAGTGTAATGCGTGTTTTACCACAAAATTTTGAGCAACTTATTTTTTTGCAACAGTGGATGTTTCATAAAAAATGTTTCAGCAATTTTCTGTATTTTAAGTAGCTTGcatactcttaaaaaaaaaaaaaaaaaaaaaaaaaaaaaaacctttaatacTAAAACACATACTGACATATTAATATAGCCATAAATGTGGAGTTGTGCTATTAGCTCATATAGATTATCTAAATGTAATTGAGAACTTGAACCCATATTTCTTTCctacagtatttacatttaagCCCTTTTTCAGGGTGCCCATGGCGTTGCAAAGCAAACAGAGGTACCTGAAACTTTGAGACAAAAGTCTGAGACTGTTTCACAGAGCCAGGAAGCAAGACCATCAACTGGACAGCCCAGGTCTAACAGCACTACAAAGCACCTTGTGGACACCCCTTCTGTGCATAAGTCAGAGAGCAAGATCAAGTTAAAGAATGCTGGCTGGACCTGTGGGGAGTGTCTACACTGGCTCCCGGACCGGGAAACTTTTGTGTCTCATATGAAGAAGAGTCATGGAAGGGTAAGGAGCTTTACTAAGATGCAATGTCTcttgcagtttatatatatatatttcatatatttcaCACATCTCACACATTTAAGAagtaacatacattttaaatgattttatctgCATTATAATATTAATGTAGAATATTTTCTCAGCATTTTATATTACACTTATAAACGTCAATGGGTTTTGAATTGCGTGTTTGTACCTcatgaaacaataaaacagtccTTGTCTGGGGCATTTTGAAAGGGTCTGAAACTCAGGCAGGTCTAAATTAAGGCACAGATGGTACTTTGTCATCAGTATTATGCTGCTTTGATTTTTGTAACTATTTGACTAAAATAGGTGTGACACAAATGTTACAGTTAATTAAACATCCCATGTTGGTGGATAAAAATAAGGTGTTTGCTGCTTTCAACGCGATATGTAACACTTATTATTATATGCATCTAgagaacagcttatccaattatgatgaaaCATGGTAAGGGCAGGTCATAATGTGGATGTCGGCCACGGTTATGTACTTTTCatgaataaagaaatacataatataCTTTATATATTGTTAATACATCTGTCAAAGAAATGTCCTAGTATTTTATACTTTTTCCATTAAACAAAGAGCTCCAACTCTGTATGTGTTTAATATCTGTATGTATAACATTTCTATAATTTACTActaaaaagtgtatttatttattttatttgtacagtcaATGAAGAGGTACCCGTGCCGTCAGTGTGACCGGTCGTTTAATTCTTCTACCAGTTTGCGACGTCATATACGCAATGACCACAATGGCAAGAAAAAAAACTACACCTGCTGGTGAGTGTAGAAGGCTGTCATAAAGCACTTCAACAAGTTTGAAATTATTTcagcatgattttttttatttacacttttCATGAAAATGTAACCTGATCTTGTATTTTAATATCACAAATGCCAAAGAATTTGCTTtacttggggaaaaaaaaatgtttccctcGGTTCTTTTTGTTAAAAGGTATTGCACCGATGAAAAGGTTACTTTTACTAAACACTTCATGCTGAAGAACCATATTAGTCTGATGCATGGGATTAAAAACCCAGACTTCAGCCAGATGTCAAGGCTAGCCCCTCCGGAGAAAAGCAGCAAAACAAGTTCAGAggtaactttatttttgtttgtttgtttgtattgtttttaattcgTATAACATTTAATAGTCAGCATTGTAATACATCAATTATACAAACCATAGTAGTACACCCTGGACCTAAtccttaagattttttttttgtcagtgggCTATAGTCTTGCTAAAAGTGGGAGTGAACTTGTAGTACTGTATAGTTTTAGTTGTACACGTAGGAGGAGCTTCTTAACACCGTGCAGGTTAATTTACAGCAGGCGTCCGTAAGTTAAAAAGGTATATACATATCACATGGTGCTCTGTACGCGGTTATCTGAAGTTCAAACTGCAAAATACCATGAGTTTCTGTAATTCTTGCACTTTGCTTTAAACTGTAGTGCTGCCTTTAAAAAGTTTAACATGCCACTTTTTTTTCAATCATTTGATATCAACCTGTTGCTCTTTTGTAGTCGTTGGTGGCAAAAAGAACCGCAGAAGATGTCAATATGGAAGGGGCTGAGAATGCTGTGTCCGACGTCTCACCTGCAAAAAAACTGAAACCACAGTACAGGTGTGCAAAATGTGGCTACTCGACAGAGAATGCTACAGAGTTCCAGGAACACATACCTCAGCATAAGACAGACAACTCCACCTTCCAGTGCCTGCACTGTTGCCTGTGTTACACATCTCAGATGTCTCTCAGTAGGCATCTCTTCATAGTCCATAAGGTTAAAGAGGcagtgggagaggaggaggaggaggatgaaaaCTTTCAGACCGTAAAAGACAATGAAAAAGGGGGAGTGACGGATGCAATTGGGGAGACCAACACTAGCTTAGAGGAAGGAATAATGGAGCGTCAGTGTAACATTTGTAGCAAGACTTTTGATGACGAATCTGCATACGTAGCTCACATGCGGATTCATGGAATGTCATTTCTAAAGACAATGCAAAGTGGAGGTCCTGAACAATAAGCGTGAAAACAGACAAGCTGCTACCCTTTTTAGAGCGGAAACAAATTAAGCAGCTTTAAAGTATGGTACAAGTAAACACCCtatgttttcttttcttataaTGCTGATCTGTgagatatattttaaaagtagacATGGTATAATTTTGTAGCATGTATCGCATTCTTTCAGCTCCCTCCCCACCCCAAAGAAATTTCAGGTTTTAAGATTTTAGAACTAAAATGAGTTGATTGGTTGAAAGGTGTGGTTGAAGAAAATGAAGGCATTTGCTTTTGAAAGTATTCCCTGGTGTActtgcaaggatttttttttttttttccttttgagaATCATTTAAAATTCAGCACTGCAGAATGACTACAAAGCAAACAGATCAGTTTGCTTAAAAGAAAGGCAagatagaaaaataaatgttctttaCAAATTATGTAGCATGTATTCTTTAAAGCAGTAATGTCAGTTGATGATATAATTCACAGTATTCCCAAGCCTCTGTTACTTGTACCAGTAATTTAAATTCTTAGTGTAGTTAGTTACACATCAAacgttaaaaaatgtttaaaatactgcCACCCTTTTATTCCTGTTCTCTGCCATTCTCAACACACAAGAAGTACAGTCCATGCAGCTTAATAATATTTTGATTCCTGAAGAGATTCTACGTCTGTATGTCTGCATACGTGTGTTTGTTACTTTTACCTCAGAATGCAGTGTAATGCAGCTGCTGCTCAGAATGTGTGGTGTGCTCTTAAATCAAGTAATGACTTTAACTTTTATAAGAATTAACTGCATATTtataacaatatttaaaacataGTTAAAGGCAACTAAAATAATCAGAGAACAATTGGGAATCAATTTGGTTGGCTCAATTCTAAAAGGttatattgttgttttcttttttaaacattaataataaaaataataataatagaatatacTCATTGATCAGAAAGCTTAGTATTGCAGAAAGGTAGAAATTCTAATCAGGTACATTTAGGGAAGAAGTGATGGACTTGGAAACTTGATAGGTTTTTAAAGAACAGATGTGTAAATGAATGAGGGGTTATTTTTGAATGGGAGTGTTTCGTTCCTGGTAATAAATCCAGTATGGCGTGCAAGGGCTTGGTAAGCTTCAGCTGCTGTATGAGAACGGCACattcaaatgtgtgtttttaaaagtatgCTGAAGTGGttgctgaaacaaaaaatcaAGGTGGATGATGACTGTACTGTGTTCatgcattctatatatatataaaaatattataatatctTATCTCCCATATTACTCAATTTTATAAATTACTTTGGAGATTTATATTTAATTGTAGtcatattgacttttttttcatgtgaacTTTCTATTTGTGCTGTACTTCCTTGTGCAtctcttcccacatgcattttgaACATgtagtatgtgtttgtttttcttttgaaccAGAATCCAGCCCTTATTGTTTACTGAAGAATGgctaatttaaaatatttatcttATTTTATTCAAATTATCCACTTTTGAATTTCAGTGTTTTTGATACAACCTATACAGAACATTTGTACTTTTTGATAATGTGTACAGTGCTAGCCAGTGTATATAGCTAGTAGATTCACATGTTTATCAAGGCTATTTTCCAGGCCATCACATCTATTTAATCTGCATTGGCCTTTGTGCCTTGCTGTTATGTTTACTTAAAATTATtgcaaataaaacacatattgCAGAAAatgtgtggtttaaaaaaaatgtactttgaTAAAACTGATCTTTTTGCATACATGTcacaaaataaaattgaaaaaaaaattcaaatatggTATAGATTTTTTCTTTCCAATTCAGAAATTGAAATTTTGGTGAAATCACtgtagctttgttttgtgttttctcataaagaaaaaaaaaaacattgaatcagTGGTtccaaatacagtaatccgtcgtgtatctgcccgtcacatatccaccctaaccgtttatctgccatgatcagcaatgttagtttattattgaacagagaagattagttcagttattgtagatcctaccaaagttttcatacactgtgttgtatgtgctccatgcactgtcattgctggtagtgtcacgtgagctgttgaGTGTGTTGATGTGTAAGTAAATCCTTTTCGCCTGCGGGGACTATCAACTTCAACcgccatctcgatctcctgcctgtcactcagcagtgaatacATGTACCACGCGGCAGATggtgtcacaagcattaataccctgtatctttctaaataaAGGAATTTTCCCGAATAAAATCTGAATCTCAGAACAATAATTGTGTATAGTGGTATTTAAAATAGGATTCATTCATCTGGCTTTTTACATATCAGatcttactctggtcccactgcagttggatatgcgacggattactgtacactGCTTTCATTTTTTGTTACTCCTGCTAAAATAATGAAAAACTAAACAACGGTGTGGCTGATAcatagcccgatgcacaggcggcacACATTGCGACCCTCatgatcatgattgcagctcagtATTTGTGCCTGTTGAGTAacttgcattgctcttaagcttatgtaggccgcagtgcaaaataattaccTGGCAGccaggcaatttggattttgcagccgcatgTTTGCACTATGCCTATCCTTACAGCAGCCCCTAATATCACACAATACAATATTACAACGTGATATTGTTTCACCCTAAACAGAACTACCATAGGATATATTTGCATAAATTTACTGGCGTatttcaacattattatttatagcGAGTCCCGCTTGTGCAAACTTGTGGAAACTTGATTACAGTCCATTAATTTGAAGAACACTGGCTACTCAAGGCCCGAGGCACGACCCGCCGATTCAAATCAtactaatcattatttatttaggctctcTTACAAGTTGGTTTGCTGCAAAATAAAACgcatttcatccctcgttgtGTGCATTCATTAATACCCAAGTGTCTGCGCTCTTCAAAATATTTCACTGTCGTTGCAGTTTACACCCAATTCACTCACCATAGCAGTTAACACGTGGTCAAAAAGGGTTCCAAAAGGCCAAGGCTTATTAGCGATTTACAGGGTGAGGCAAAGTGGTAATGTTGATTAGGAAGATATCAGTCTAATAATAAGGAATAACAAATCGCCTTGGTAGTGCGTAGATTAGCGAACCCGTTTTATTAATATTCCAATTTTAAACCGCTAGTGGAAGCGGCTTGTAAATTGATATAGGGGAGGTGTTGCGCGGTGCAAGTGCTTaggtgatttttcatggctggttACGGACCTAAGACTTAACTTACTGTTATAAAACTGTAAGTGTAACTTTAGTgaagcattattttaaattacgAACATTGATTACGTTAATATGTGATGATGGGTGCTTGATGATCTATATGAACTGTATCAGTTCTGTACCAACCGAATGTAAAGATACCTTCAGATTCCTAAaatgaaacttttaaaaaaccCAATAAGTTCACTTCCCGATAACACGCTCATAGTCCAGTACAAAACAAGTAATAATTGGAAATTTGATGGGGGGGTTTCATGTACGttagaaacaaatatataaatgtgtatcacgtgattttattgttttaaaattactttacgGTTTCTAAAAACCGCAGTGGGAATTGTCCTCTCTTCAGTTATGTTGCATGTTTGTATTTTCCCACCAACTAGCAGGAGGAAAAGCTGCCATTACTTAAATATGTCATGAATTATAACAGATTATATTTCTATTTCAACCGTGACTGCATTGTATCCTTCAACGTGCAACTCAGGGCTCTGAGTCTGTCC
The DNA window shown above is from Acipenser ruthenus chromosome 24, fAciRut3.2 maternal haplotype, whole genome shotgun sequence and carries:
- the LOC117963137 gene encoding zinc finger protein 592-like yields the protein MGDMKTPDFDDLLAAFDIPDATSLDAKEAIQTSNDEADSHLKPAGMCMEENISMHHAVPVPDIPAVSVIVKNTSRQESSESSSEKDGNPLGHSFLQNGFQSSEVAPDPHNMGQDSYGKFESSFMNGGNSGSFSNRTEDHKTERMPPFSQFSPISSPEPEDSEKEERPKQEERPYFPAASVFVSAEHSVLDNQRKLPEFSMFDQCSKKEPKTETGSSKEKEVEISKSEQSRTEIKPKDTTNDHAKNNSFLGTAMLPLGDLQCNNLGEPKNTLVSETSFCSSVPPRQRIKSANSKLSSCLAALAALNAKKVAEVTKEEQLPVPREPSVAIKEAVKVSPKIPKSPKSPRSPLEVVKRSYKQLDSPMSVCSDSSGKASPSLAAGSPLAIPRVRIKTIKTSSGQIKRTVTSVLPDSELEELQSPESSPSQYQSSEDLTFKSTPPSCISTGVAVVENGKNKTNNKNTSTVASPSLSQQVTNVRPEGGVKKKATVLPSSSFQNASSAIMRVVNVVQQQQKKQKAAAAQVGSASNTNLLPKAVHLANLNLVPHSVAASVTARSTTQRQRQPQLTTQVVCSTVPLVHQVKKAAPAVSPVIPNAAVGALNRLLNGANPVPVYVPNLNPPPESNICLPARGYRCLECGDSFGLEKSLAQHYGRRSVHIKVACTHCAKALLFFNRCSLLAHAREHKSKGIVMQCSQVFMKPISPDQMFVSTPANSSVTSAPTSVLAGLPVPGMAPNNEPVMPLYSEKIVRHGLKCLDCNKQVSDYPSLAGHYQRFSEETEGLTCQVCMMMLPNKCSYAAHQRTHAHKSPYSCPECGAVSRSADFQTHVKENCLHYARKVGYKCIHCDVVFMSFYVLKNHIEEKHCEEFYKCSVCPVAFKSADSTISHIKKSKHPPPEASPQLIYKCSCETVFNKKQLLFHHFCQDTNKLLVCVFKCPECQLVFMHKQLLMQHFKGAHGVAKQTEVPETLRQKSETVSQSQEARPSTGQPRSNSTTKHLVDTPSVHKSESKIKLKNAGWTCGECLHWLPDRETFVSHMKKSHGRSMKRYPCRQCDRSFNSSTSLRRHIRNDHNGKKKNYTCWYCTDEKVTFTKHFMLKNHISLMHGIKNPDFSQMSRLAPPEKSSKTSSESLVAKRTAEDVNMEGAENAVSDVSPAKKLKPQYRCAKCGYSTENATEFQEHIPQHKTDNSTFQCLHCCLCYTSQMSLSRHLFIVHKVKEAVGEEEEEDENFQTVKDNEKGGVTDAIGETNTSLEEGIMERQCNICSKTFDDESAYVAHMRIHGMSFLKTMQSGGPEQ